The genomic window TAATTTTAATGTTTTCCAAGACTTTAAATTCCCACATCCACCTGTAGGAACAAATGCAAATCCGCTTTCTTGAAGCGTTACAGGAATTACATCTCCTTCTTTAAGCTTTTCACATAAATGGCGAATAAATACTACATCACCTTGACCTTCTAATAATAATACTGCCTTTGTTGTTTTATTTATTGGCTCTGACAATAATCCTAATGTATCAGCAATTTCTTCATAAACACTATCAGTATTTGATTTAATGATTCTCTTACCGTCTTCTTTCGTAACAAATCTTAAACTCTCTAATGGTAATAAGCCAGCTAAAGCAGGTGTATGGGTTGTTAATATCACTTGAGAATTTGTATTATATGCTAATTGTAAGAATGACTTTATCAGCATTTCTTGATGTTTTGGATGCTGGGAAGTTTCTGGCTCTTCAAAGCCGTAAATAACATTTTGTGAGGAACTTTCTTGAAGCTTCCTTTCGACCTCGGCCCTGAAGAAATTTAAAAGGATTAGCCTCCTTACACCGCTTCCTCGTTTATTTATTGATATTCCATCATCAGATTGAATAGTTAATTTAAACAATGAATCAAATTTAGGTTCTGATTTAAATTCAGGAGTTAATGTTGAAGCTAGTTCATTATCCATTTCCTTCAATTTTTCCAAAGTACGACTTGCTGTTTCTATAGCTTTATTTCTTACATCTTCTTTTATTTTTTCAATTTCAGTATTTAGTTCTCTCAATGCCTCTTGTATTGCTAATCCCATTGGATCTGTAACCTCTTTGTCATTATCCTTACTCGGTCGATCAGATTGAAACAACGAATAGATTGGTAAGAATCTCTCTAAGGATTCATATATTTTTTTAGAGTCCTCTTTATCAACTAGCAATTCCGTTAATTGTAAATTTAACTCGCTAGCATTCTGCCAAATCGCTCTTCTCAAACTAGCATTACTATTTGCATTATATTGGCTACTTTCGACTCCTAACTCCCTAGCTAATTTTTTTAACTCAGTTCTTTTCAATGCTAATAAATTATTATAAGGTTCAATATTTGGGTGATTACAAATGATATAAATACTTGCTTTCGGCTTTGCCGCTGTTGCCTTATAAACCTTTTTTATTTCAAAATCATTATGTGAATTTAAAAGATATTCGTCTTCTAAAGTAGTTTCTGAAGATGTATCTAAAGTGATTTTTTGTGGAAGATTAGTAAATACACATGAAATTTCAATGATTTCATCCTCGGCATCAACACTTAAATCCTCCCTTTCGCATACAATCATCGAATTATTAAAAAATATTTCTAATGCTTCTAATATTGTAGATTTCCCCGCATCATTTTTCCCTATAAATGCCGTTAAATTTTCAAAATCTACAGTAATCGTATCTTTATACCCTCTAAAATTACGTAATTTTATAGTTTTTAATTTCACAAAAGGCACCACCATTTAACAATATTATACTTGCAATTTAATCCATACTATAGCTGAATTTCCCAAAGTTTTTTTGTGAATCGTGAATATTTATTTGTTCCCTAACCAAAATATTTAAAATGACCTCTTAATAAATATCTCTAATAATTCTTCTAGCCCTATGCTCAACATCTCTCTTCCCATGCCTCAAAGTTAAGAATTTAATACTATAAGAATCTAACTGTTCTTTATCCCAAGTCCCATGCCTGACAATTAAACCATTTAAAATTTGTTGAAAGTAATGACCTTTATTGGGCTGATTACTAAAAAAACATATCAAAGTTGATAATGCCCTATCTTCACGCTCAACTTCAATGACACTGATTTCCAGATTTGAAAACAACACAATTTCGGCAATCACATATTTCCTCTCCGTAATACCATTACTTAAATAAACAAATCGTTTGGTATCAGAAAACTCTTTTAAGCTCCCTTGTATTACATTAATCGACTGTACTTCAGAGTAATTCTCTAATACTTTCAGCACTTTTATAAACTCGCCCAATTCCCCTTGTACCTGTATATCATAAAGCGATTTGTTTTCTAGTCCTTTAGCAACCTTACTCCCACCAACATCTGACATAGCTCTTTTACCTTGATCATCAACAAAGTGTTTTTTCGTATTTTCATCTTCAAAGTCACGCTGTTTATTTGAACTTTTACGGATTTTCGTGACTTTTGGTAATTTCAAATACTCATGTAATTGATTATCCATTTCAATTAAATCGAAGTTATCTGTTGTGCCTTCAACCTCTTCATCTAAGGTTAACTCACTTTGCTGACCGCTATTGTTAACTTTGCTATGAAGGGTATACTTTTTCGCTTCTCCTGATTTTTCAGTTTGTACAATTTCAGGATGCGTGAAAGTAATTTCAGAATAGGGAATTTGCTTATTCTTAACATTTGTTATTCTAAGTATTGTACCACCCGATGAACTAGGCTTAACAATAGCTTTAATTGTAAGAGACTGAGCAAATAGCCAACTAAATTTTAAAATCCCGGTATTAACAAATGTGTAGGCAACACTTTCAAATACTCTTCTTAAATCTTGATTCGATAGTAACCACACTAATTGGTAGAGATAATTATCTTGGGTGTATTTGCGATGATACAATGATGAAAAATCGAGGTGAATTCTTTTCGCTTCGTGCTGCTCAATGAAATATTGTGGAAATGAATTTGTTTCAAAAAGTCTATAAAGTAAAAAGCGGTTGGTTGCTAAAATACTCCGCACGACTTCTATTAACGGAAGAGTATATTTTTTATTCTTATAAGAAACGGTGAAACTACGCGACATATCCTTGTCATTAGTCCCATAAATAATCCATTCTTTTTCAAAGTAACTCACATCACTCGGATAGATGGTTATTTCTACTTCATCTGTCCCTACCGGTGGGATACTTTTACTTATATCACCATTTAAATAGTAATGTTGGATTGCTAAAGCCGGCAAAGTTCCCCAGTCTGCCAATAGCTTTTCTATTTTACCCTTAAATCTGAAGTATGCATAAAACATAATTTTCTTATCTTGTGTAAAAGGAGAACTAATCCAAGTTAATTGTGCTTTCTCTCCATTTTTAAATGGCCAATTATCCAATTTAACTAGTTGATTGCTCATTGTTCTTCACATCCTGCTTTTGCTGCAAATATTCCTCTAAACAATTTTTAATTTCATAGAAATGATGTGACTTTACTCCTGCTAACCTCTGTACTTTCCATAACATCACCTGATCATCTTCATGTAACATCTTGTCAATCGTCTTACAACAGCGGCGAATTTGAAATTGTTGAACAGTCTCGGTAATTTCCGATAGTAACTTTTCAGTTTTCGGTAGCTTCTCTAAATGTCGTTCTAAATTAGCTGAAATTCCAAGTCGTTTACCGAGCAAAGGCTTTGTGATACGGACTGCCTTTTCTAAATTTAGCAGCTCTTTATATAGTTTTTTTATTTTGGCTACATACTTTTGATCACGCTTAGGCCAATTAACAACTTTTGTAGGTTCTTGTTTCCTTTGCTTAGATGGCAATACATTCATTAACCAGTCTTTATCATGGCGGTATAAGTAAATATATTGCTTTTTACATTTTGCTCGTATAGCAGTACGAGATAACTGTGGAAATTGCTTTATCATCTCTAAAATCTCATGCTTGTACTGATCTATTAGTTGTCGATTGCTTACTGGCATTATTTTAGTTATTTCGACATTTTCCGATAAATACCTTTTTACAGTTTTAGAATCCACACCAATTTCTTTAGCAATTGCTCTTATACTTAATCCTTCTTTAACTAATTGCTGCAACTTCTCTAGCCATACATGTCCAAATTTTTTTACTCTTCCTATACGCATACGGTCATATGATGATTGATCAGGACCTTTTCGGGAATAAATAAGCCCACAAGAGCATGAAAAAGTTCCAATTGGACTATTTGTTTTAAAATCCTTTGATACTTCAACATTTGAGATAACTAGCTTTTGATAATGCGATGCTGCCCGATTTAAACACGGGAAGGGACCTTCACCAAAAGGACCTTTATCTTCTTGTAAGTCTATTAAGTCATCGACATCTTGCTCTAAAACATATAACAATAACAGATGCCGAAAAGGATGTACATGACGCTTAAGGTTTCGAGTAATCACTTTTAGCCAACTATATTCATCCCTAACATCCAATACACTTTTGTATTGCGCTAGAAAATTAGTAGGTATTTTATTCTGAACTCTGGAATAAAGCTCTTTTTGCCGGATACGATTCGATGACGTAACTAATTCTAACTCTCTTAATAAGCCTCGATATTTCAGGTGAATATCTTGTCGTGACACTATATGTAACGGCTGCTGCAATATTTTATATGCTTGCTTAGCTAAATGAATTTTGATTTCTACAAAAGGCTCAACTTCGTAAATATCCGATAATTCCATATGTTCTATATTAAATCGTATATATTCAATTCTACTCGCTATATTCCGTTTTACTGGGTATTTTTTTAATGGAACTTCATGATGTGGGCAATAATCTATTCCTTGTAGCTGATGCTCACGGTGAATATATGGTTCACCATACTGTTCCCTATCTGTTTTTGCACATAACGCACAATAATACAGACCATACTTTCTACAAATACTACCAGCAACTATTCCTAATCTTGTATACAAACCTTGTCCATCCTCTTTAACATCTTGTAAAACTTCTAGCTGGCGCTCTTTAGAAAGGAACATAGCATAGTAAGGATAGATTGTATGATTTGCCAATAGACTCTCAATCGAGTATTGAGAGCCTAAATTTTTTGATAAAATAGAAAAATGACTACCAATCTCCACACTCGGTATTACAGAACGACTGTCAAACAACTCCTCCAACGTATCCTTACAATCAAGATTTCCACTATAAAAGTGATAACGTGCTATAGAAGAATATAACAACTCATCTGGATATAGATTCGGAAAAAACGGTAGCATTACTTAATGTCCTCCAACTAATTGACTTACTACTATACTGTCAAATCAACTAGAATTTTAGACATTATGTATGTTTTAATGGGTTCTATTAAGTGGTGGAAAATTCAACTTCAATCCAAACAGGTTTTCAGAAATAAAACACACTATTATTAGTTAATGGGGGCGATTGAATGAAATATCTCATGTTAGGAATAGAACATCAAACTGATAAAGGTTTTGGAATTAACGCTGAAGCTTTTAAAAAATCGGCTGACTTTTTAGTTGAATCTGAAGAGTTTATTACTGACTTTATTCCTCAAAAACATATGCCAATCTTTTTTTTATACAGGCATTCAATTGAGCTGTTCTTAAAATCTATGATTGTTATTTTTCATAGTGAGTTATCACTACCTTTCCCAACTAGAAAACCACAAATCTTAACTGAAGAAGGTAAATGGAGAGACTTAGATAGTTGTCACTGGATAGATACCCTGTTTTAGTATTGGTCAAAAATTTTAACCGAACAAAAGAAAAAATTAGAAGAGGAAGCCCCTAAAGGTAGTTGGATGTTGCATCCCGAATTGGAAGAGAATATAAAGGTAATTGCCAGTTACGATAAAGATAGTACCTTTTTTAGGTATCCATTCACAAAAAGAGACCCTTCTCTGGATCAAAAAAAATATTCAATGAAAAAAGTAAATAACTTTAAGGATATAATAAATTCAGAAAATCAAGGAAAAGGAAGCTTTACCATGATTCTTAAAGATGAGGATGAAAATATATCGTCAGTTTACTCACTTGATGAAAATGTAATGTCAAGTGAATTAGTTATATTTAAAGAGACTTCAGACATTTTGTCTAATTACCACATAATGACAAGAATGACATTATGCCAAGGGTTTTAAATTAGCTAATTTGCAACTTACCAACTGGATTGATGCTTCAACAATGATGGATCGCTTTTTCACTAACGGGCATCTTTAATACAATAATGAACAAAAATAAAAAGCCTAAAATACCAAAGTTTTTTATACACCACTTGCATATTTTTAGGCTTTTTTATATTGAGAAAAGTATCTGACGTTACCAGCATTTTTTCATTACCAAATACACATGATTTAATCTAGTGTATTTAAAAAAGCATTACTCTTACCTTCTCGTTTCCATTATCACTGGAATGATCATTGGCCGTCTTCTAGTTTCTTTGAATATGTAGGGTTCTACTTGATCTATTATCGATTTCTTCATGTCTCCCCATTGTGTTTTACCCGTATTTAAAGAAAGCTCAATATCGGACATTACTATGTTTTTAATCTTATTTAACAACTGCTCTGACTCTCTCATAAAAACAAAACCTCTTGTAATAATTTCAGGGCCAGAGACAATTTTTTTATTTTTAAAATCAATTGTCACAATGGTTAGTAATATACCAGATTCTGATAAAGTTCTCCGGTCTCTAATAACTATGGCTCCTACATCCCCAATTCCTTCTCCATCGACGTACACAGGATTTGCAGGTATAGTTTCAGCTATTTCAGCACTATAGTGGTTAATTTCGAGAATTTGTCCATTATCAATGATAAAAGTATTATTTGACTCAACACCACATTCCTCTGCGAGTTCAGCATGTTGTCTTAGCATCCTATACTCACCGTGGATAGGGATAAAATATTTAGGTTTCAATAAACGAAGCATGAGTTTCAATTCTTCTTGTGCACCATGTCCTGATGTGTGTATATCTTTAAGTTTATGATGGATTACTTTGGCTCCAGCTCGGCTAAGTTGATCTATAATTTTGTTTATACTTAGGGTATTTCCGGGGATAGGTGAAGAGGAAAAAATCACCGTATCCTCTTTTTTTATACTCAGTTCTGGATGTCTATTACTCGCAATCCTTGATAAGGCTGCAAAAGGTTCCCCTTGACTTCCTGTACAGATGATAAGAAGTTGATCATCTTCATAATTTTTAATTTCAGAAGGATCAATTAAAGTATCTTCAGGTACGTCTAAATACCCTAACTTTTGTCCGATTCTAACTGTTTTTAATAAACTTCTACCAAGAATCACAATTTTTCTCTTTTGAAGAATAGCAGCTTCAATTGCCTGTTTGAAACGAAATAAATTTGAGGCAAAGGTAGCAAATATAATTCTCCCAGTATATTGCTTGAAAAGTTCCCTAATCGTTTGACTAATCCGTTTTTCTGATAAGGAATAACCAGGGATTTCACTATTAGTGCTGTCCGATAGTAAACAAATGACACCTTCATCGCCTATCTTGGCAATCTTTGAAATGTTGGCTGGATGACCAATTGGAGTTAAATCGAATTTAAAATCTCCCGTATGTACAACATTTCCATAGGGGGTTTTTATTACTACCCCAAATGAATCCGGAACACTATGGGTAGTCCTAAAAAAATCAACACTCAATTTATTAAAGGTAACGACCTTATCTTCCTCAAGTTCATATAGAATTGCTTGATTTAATAGTCCATGTTCTTTTAATTTTTCTTTAATCAATTCTAAAGCGAACTTGCCTGCATAGATGGGAATATTGACTTCTTTAAGTAAAAAAGGAATGCTCCCAATGTGATCCTCATGACCATGTGTGATAAATAAGCCTTTTAACTTTTCCTTATTTTTTACTAGAAATGAAAAATCCGGAATTACATAATCAATGCCTAGTAAATCATCCTCTGGGAACTTTATCCCAGAATCAATGAGTAGAATTTCGTCCTCATAACGAACAACATAGGAATTTTTCCCGATTTCCCCTAAGCCACCAAGTGCAAATATGTTTATACTCTGATTTTTTATCGTATTCATATACCTACTCCATTCCCTTGCTATATGGTACATTTTAACATAGATAAGAAAGCGGATTAAAATCATGGGGTCAAAAAAGTAATTTTCAATAGGGAGGTTTAAGATGGTCATTCAAAAAAACATGTCCCCTAAAGCGATTGTCGGAATTTGGGAACAAACAGGAAAAGTATTTGAAAAGTTTAGAGTCCCTTTGAATGAAGAAAAGTTGGAGGACTTACTCAGTCCGGAACATCTGGCGAGTATTCTTTTCGAATTAAATCATTTAGTAGGTAGTTCTAAAGGAACTTGTATTGAAGGTGGCTGACAGCTTAATTCTTATAAAGAGTAGGTTACTCTAAAATTCAACAAATACAATATTGCATGGAATTCTTGCTATAATGGATGGATGAATGAGAGGAGGAGTCCTTTGAACAGTCTAGAAAAATATATGCAGAAAACAGTTCGTACACCATTCTACTACGGTTGGGTTATCGTAATGATGGGGGCTCTAGGAGTCTTCTTTTCTGGTCCAGGACAAACTTATTCTAATGCCGTCTTTATTGATTACTACCTTGTTGACTTTGGCTGGAGTCGTTCCGTTATTTCTTCTATATATTCAATTGCTACCCTCTTAGCAGGATTGTTAATGATCATAATAGGACGTTATATTGATAAGTATGGGCAAAGATTTGCAATGGTAGTTGTTGCAACAGCATTAGCACTTTCATGTTTTTGGAACAGTATGGTAACCAATAGAGTTATGTTGTTCATCGGCTTTTTTCTAATCCGGCTTTTTGGGCAAGGATCGATGACATTAGTTCCGAATACTCTTATTCCTCAGTGGTTCATAAAAAAAAGAGGAAGAGCTTTTAGTTTAATGGCAATCGGGGGATTTTTAAGTTCTGCAACTTTTCCAATTATCAATCTATGGATGATTGAAGAGTGGGGCTGGCAACATACTTGGAGGATATGGGGGGTTCTACTCCTAGTCATATTTGTTCCATTAGCATTCTTCCTGGTAAGAAACAAGCCGGAGGATATTGGATTACTTCCTGATAATCAGTCTTTGCCTAAAATATACCCTACTAGCAATATCAATGTTGAGCTTGAAGAAAATTGGACATTAGCTGAGGCAAAGAGGACCAAAACCTTTTGGTTTTTACTTTTCTGTGTGAGTATCCCTGCTATGGTGAACACGGGGTTAACGTTCCATCTACTATCCATTTTTACAGAGAATCAGCTGTCACCAGCACTTGCTGCAACAACTTTAAGTTTAATGGCAGTGGTAGGATTTCCAGTGACGCTTGTTGCAGGTTTTATTCTGGATAAAATACAAGCAAACTATATGTTGTGTATTACATTTATAGGTCAAATATTGTTCTTGTTACTATTACTTTTTACAGATTCTTTTGTATTGGCCATTACATTTGGGATCCTTTGGGGGTTTGTAGGGGGAATAGAGCGGATTGTCTTAAATGTGATATGGCCAAATTTCTTCGGAAGAAAATACATAGGTAGTATTAAAGGCTTATCTATGGCAGTCATGGTCATTGGATCAGCATTTGGTCCTTTACCCTTTGGAGTCTTTTATGATCTCTTTGGAGGGTATAATGAAATTATACTCATTATGATTTTATTTCCGACTTTAGGAGCCGTAGCCGCATTATTAGCTAAAAAGCCTACAACACCACAGAAAATAGTATAAGAAAATACTGTATACCTCTTGATTCAAATTTCTTAATTAAGAACGAATCAAGAGGTTTTTCTATTGGTATAGGCAGTTTTTTCTTCTTATGGAATCCCTTAAGGTGACACACACTACTAGCGACTATAAAGGGGGATTTTACATGGAGAATCAAACCTATTTACAATCTTGGTTTGGAAATATAAAAGACGATATATTATCTGGCATCGTGGTGGCACTTGCCTTAATTCCAGAAGCCATTGCTTTTTCAATAATAGCTGGTGTCGATCCTATGGTCGGTCTTTATGCTTCGTTTACAATATCGGTAACCATTGCATTTATTGGGGGTCGTCCCGGTATGATTTCGGCTGCCACTGGTGCGATGGCACTTTTATTTATAGAATTAGTTGCTGAACACGGACTTCAATATTTACTAGCCGCCACAATTTTAACGGGGGTATTACAAATACTATTCGGTGTATTTAAACTAGCAAGGTACATGCGCTTTATTCCTCGTTCTGTAATGGTAGGCTTTGTGAATGCTTTGGCCATCCTGATTTTCACATCTCAACTTCAGCATTTTGAAGGTGAGGGTTGGATTATCTTTTTTCTGGTGGGATTGACCTTAGCGATTATTTATCTTTTCCCTTATTTATTTAAGGCAATTCCCTCTACATTAATAGCCATTATTGCTGTCACGGCTTTAACCATATTTATGGGTTATGGGGTGAGAACAGTAGGGGATATGGGAACAATCTCACAGACTCTTCCAGTCTTTTTCCTCCCTGATATTCCACTAACATTTGAAACCTTACAGATTATATTGCCATATTCATTGGCACTTGCTGTAGTGGGACTATTAGAGTCCCTATTAACAGCTACTATAGTAGATGACATGACTGACACAGGCAGTGAAAAAAATACAGAAGCTAGAGGACAGGGAATTTCTAATATTGTGGCAGGTTTCTTTGGAGGAATGGCAGGATGTGCTATGATTGGACAATCCGTAATCAATATTAAATCTGGCGGAAGAGGAAGACTTTCTTCTTTGGTTGCTGGAGTGTTTCTAATGTTTCTAATCGTAGTCTTAGGGGATATCGTCGTTCAAATCCCAATGGCAGCATTGGCAGGGGTTATGATCATGGTGGCAATCAGCACGTTTGATTGGAACTCCATTCGGACACTTCATTTATTGCCGAGAACGGATGCGATGGTTATGATTGTAACGGTAGTGACGGTAGTGCTTACTCATAACTTAGCAATTGGAGTCTTTACTGGAATCCTTTTAAGCGCCATTTTCTTTGTTTCTAAGATTTCTAAGATTCGTGTAGAAAGTGAGCAGGAAGGAAATAAAAGAATTTATAAGATAAGAGGTGAATTATTCTTTGCATCAGTCACCGAATTATTAACAAAATTTGATTATAAGGAAGATATAAAATCAGTTGAAATTAACCTGAAGCGGTCTCATATATGGGATGACTCAGCGATTGTAGCAATAGATAAAATTGTTACTAAATTTGAAGAAAATGGAATAGTCGCTGAAGTAACAGGACTAAATGAGGCAAGTACAGAGTTGGTAGGAAAATTAGCAAATAAACTAGGGTCACATTAACTATAGGAGGTTAGGATATGTTTAAAAGAATCCTATTAGCAACAGACGGATCTGAACATTCTAAACGGGCTGGAGAAAATGCGGTTCATATTGCAAAATGCGGTTCAGATTCAAAGATTGAAGTGGTTTATGTAGTCGATGCTGATCGAGCAAAATCAGATGTTTTAAGTAACTGGAACTCTGCAGATATAGGCGACAAACGAAAACAACGAATGAAGGAAGTTGAAACAATAGCCAAGAATGCAGGTGTAACCTATGAACTAAAAATCTTGCATGGAGAACCAGGACCAACCATAGTTGATTACGTGAATAAAAATCAATTTGATCTGGTCGTAATAGGAAGTAGAGGTTTAAATGCCTTACAAGAATTAGTACTTGGAAGTGTAAGCCACAAAGTAGCGAAGCGAGCTAATTGTCCTGTACTGATAGTAAAATAATTTTTTCCATGTATTCAACGAATAATTTGTTAAGGAATAACATTACTACATATTGTAAATATTAAACCTTGTATCAAAAATTAAAGGAGGTTTTAATATGGTCCAGGTACGTGATGTTATGTCATCAAACGTTGAAAGTTGTTCAAACCAGGATAGCCTTGAAGCTGTTGCCCAAAAGATGAAGTCATTAAATGTAGGAGCCATTCCGGTTGTGGAAAATGGTCAAGTAGTTGGTATGGTGACAGACCGCGATTTAGTTATTCGAGGAATTACGGGACATGCAGGGAACATATCACAAGTGGCTTCGCAAAATATTGTTACTGTTGATGCGAACGCATCTTTGGAAGATGCTGCGGCGCTTATGTCCCAGTATCAAGTTCGTCGTCTGCCAGTTGTGGAAAATGGTCAACTAGTCGGCATTGTTTCACTTGGTGATTTAGCCGTAAGAGACCAATCTAATCAAAGCGCTGGTGGGGCATTAACCCAAATTTCAAAACATAATTTACAGTAGTAACCCCCTCTAAGGGGTTTTATTTTTTTATAAATCTTTATAAGGGAAAAAGAAAAAACCAAATCATATGATTTGGCTTTCCTAATTTTAGTGATTAGACATTTTAGCATTTGGTTTATCGTGAATAGCTAACCGTTTTAAAAGTGATGAACTCGCTTCATTTAATCCTACTATATTAGCTGTAACATTTTTTTGACGGTATTTTAGTACAACTTTATCAATGGCCCCTACAGCTGAATCATCCCAAAGGTGGGCATGAGTAAGATCGATTGAAACATAATCAGCTTGATCATCAAAGTCGAAATTGGATACAAATTCTTCAACAGATGCAAAGAACAACTGCCCTTTTACTACATAAGTCTTATGATTGCCTTGTTGATTCAATTTTGTCTCAACATGAATTTTTGATATTTTGGCTGCGAAGAAAATAGCACTTAATAAAACACCAGCGAAAACACC from Bacillus carboniphilus includes these protein-coding regions:
- a CDS encoding AAA family ATPase, which encodes MKLKTIKLRNFRGYKDTITVDFENLTAFIGKNDAGKSTILEALEIFFNNSMIVCEREDLSVDAEDEIIEISCVFTNLPQKITLDTSSETTLEDEYLLNSHNDFEIKKVYKATAAKPKASIYIICNHPNIEPYNNLLALKRTELKKLARELGVESSQYNANSNASLRRAIWQNASELNLQLTELLVDKEDSKKIYESLERFLPIYSLFQSDRPSKDNDKEVTDPMGLAIQEALRELNTEIEKIKEDVRNKAIETASRTLEKLKEMDNELASTLTPEFKSEPKFDSLFKLTIQSDDGISINKRGSGVRRLILLNFFRAEVERKLQESSSQNVIYGFEEPETSQHPKHQEMLIKSFLQLAYNTNSQVILTTHTPALAGLLPLESLRFVTKEDGKRIIKSNTDSVYEEIADTLGLLSEPINKTTKAVLLLEGQGDVVFIRHLCEKLKEGDVIPVTLQESGFAFVPTGGCGNLKSWKTLKLAEQFNVPWCVLLDSDLPTPEAQKNNDTVSKLRKQGIKAYLTRKREPENYLHSDCFDVSFTINDYDDAKVIINQHTGVAKGKVLEYFWPKMTFEQIREMESYKDDNGELKFEFTEMILEFLSLVRSPVTVG
- a CDS encoding Tn7-like element transposition protein TnsE; this encodes MSNQLVKLDNWPFKNGEKAQLTWISSPFTQDKKIMFYAYFRFKGKIEKLLADWGTLPALAIQHYYLNGDISKSIPPVGTDEVEITIYPSDVSYFEKEWIIYGTNDKDMSRSFTVSYKNKKYTLPLIEVVRSILATNRFLLYRLFETNSFPQYFIEQHEAKRIHLDFSSLYHRKYTQDNYLYQLVWLLSNQDLRRVFESVAYTFVNTGILKFSWLFAQSLTIKAIVKPSSSGGTILRITNVKNKQIPYSEITFTHPEIVQTEKSGEAKKYTLHSKVNNSGQQSELTLDEEVEGTTDNFDLIEMDNQLHEYLKLPKVTKIRKSSNKQRDFEDENTKKHFVDDQGKRAMSDVGGSKVAKGLENKSLYDIQVQGELGEFIKVLKVLENYSEVQSINVIQGSLKEFSDTKRFVYLSNGITERKYVIAEIVLFSNLEISVIEVEREDRALSTLICFFSNQPNKGHYFQQILNGLIVRHGTWDKEQLDSYSIKFLTLRHGKRDVEHRARRIIRDIY
- a CDS encoding TnsD family transposase, translated to MLPFFPNLYPDELLYSSIARYHFYSGNLDCKDTLEELFDSRSVIPSVEIGSHFSILSKNLGSQYSIESLLANHTIYPYYAMFLSKERQLEVLQDVKEDGQGLYTRLGIVAGSICRKYGLYYCALCAKTDREQYGEPYIHREHQLQGIDYCPHHEVPLKKYPVKRNIASRIEYIRFNIEHMELSDIYEVEPFVEIKIHLAKQAYKILQQPLHIVSRQDIHLKYRGLLRELELVTSSNRIRQKELYSRVQNKIPTNFLAQYKSVLDVRDEYSWLKVITRNLKRHVHPFRHLLLLYVLEQDVDDLIDLQEDKGPFGEGPFPCLNRAASHYQKLVISNVEVSKDFKTNSPIGTFSCSCGLIYSRKGPDQSSYDRMRIGRVKKFGHVWLEKLQQLVKEGLSIRAIAKEIGVDSKTVKRYLSENVEITKIMPVSNRQLIDQYKHEILEMIKQFPQLSRTAIRAKCKKQYIYLYRHDKDWLMNVLPSKQRKQEPTKVVNWPKRDQKYVAKIKKLYKELLNLEKAVRITKPLLGKRLGISANLERHLEKLPKTEKLLSEITETVQQFQIRRCCKTIDKMLHEDDQVMLWKVQRLAGVKSHHFYEIKNCLEEYLQQKQDVKNNEQSTS
- the rnjA gene encoding ribonuclease J1, producing the protein MNTIKNQSINIFALGGLGEIGKNSYVVRYEDEILLIDSGIKFPEDDLLGIDYVIPDFSFLVKNKEKLKGLFITHGHEDHIGSIPFLLKEVNIPIYAGKFALELIKEKLKEHGLLNQAILYELEEDKVVTFNKLSVDFFRTTHSVPDSFGVVIKTPYGNVVHTGDFKFDLTPIGHPANISKIAKIGDEGVICLLSDSTNSEIPGYSLSEKRISQTIRELFKQYTGRIIFATFASNLFRFKQAIEAAILQKRKIVILGRSLLKTVRIGQKLGYLDVPEDTLIDPSEIKNYEDDQLLIICTGSQGEPFAALSRIASNRHPELSIKKEDTVIFSSSPIPGNTLSINKIIDQLSRAGAKVIHHKLKDIHTSGHGAQEELKLMLRLLKPKYFIPIHGEYRMLRQHAELAEECGVESNNTFIIDNGQILEINHYSAEIAETIPANPVYVDGEGIGDVGAIVIRDRRTLSESGILLTIVTIDFKNKKIVSGPEIITRGFVFMRESEQLLNKIKNIVMSDIELSLNTGKTQWGDMKKSIIDQVEPYIFKETRRRPMIIPVIMETRR
- a CDS encoding MFS transporter, which gives rise to MNSLEKYMQKTVRTPFYYGWVIVMMGALGVFFSGPGQTYSNAVFIDYYLVDFGWSRSVISSIYSIATLLAGLLMIIIGRYIDKYGQRFAMVVVATALALSCFWNSMVTNRVMLFIGFFLIRLFGQGSMTLVPNTLIPQWFIKKRGRAFSLMAIGGFLSSATFPIINLWMIEEWGWQHTWRIWGVLLLVIFVPLAFFLVRNKPEDIGLLPDNQSLPKIYPTSNINVELEENWTLAEAKRTKTFWFLLFCVSIPAMVNTGLTFHLLSIFTENQLSPALAATTLSLMAVVGFPVTLVAGFILDKIQANYMLCITFIGQILFLLLLLFTDSFVLAITFGILWGFVGGIERIVLNVIWPNFFGRKYIGSIKGLSMAVMVIGSAFGPLPFGVFYDLFGGYNEIILIMILFPTLGAVAALLAKKPTTPQKIV
- a CDS encoding SulP family inorganic anion transporter → MENQTYLQSWFGNIKDDILSGIVVALALIPEAIAFSIIAGVDPMVGLYASFTISVTIAFIGGRPGMISAATGAMALLFIELVAEHGLQYLLAATILTGVLQILFGVFKLARYMRFIPRSVMVGFVNALAILIFTSQLQHFEGEGWIIFFLVGLTLAIIYLFPYLFKAIPSTLIAIIAVTALTIFMGYGVRTVGDMGTISQTLPVFFLPDIPLTFETLQIILPYSLALAVVGLLESLLTATIVDDMTDTGSEKNTEARGQGISNIVAGFFGGMAGCAMIGQSVINIKSGGRGRLSSLVAGVFLMFLIVVLGDIVVQIPMAALAGVMIMVAISTFDWNSIRTLHLLPRTDAMVMIVTVVTVVLTHNLAIGVFTGILLSAIFFVSKISKIRVESEQEGNKRIYKIRGELFFASVTELLTKFDYKEDIKSVEINLKRSHIWDDSAIVAIDKIVTKFEENGIVAEVTGLNEASTELVGKLANKLGSH